One genomic window of Desulfuromonas sp. AOP6 includes the following:
- the pilB gene encoding type IV-A pilus assembly ATPase PilB yields the protein MTSNRLGELLVRNNLINSQQLTKALEEQKTQGGRLGASLVKLGFIKEDELASFLSRQYGVPSINLNDFEIDAAVTKLITAEVAQKYQIIPINRAGATLIVAMSDPSNIFAIDDIKFMTGYNVEVVVASETAIRNAIDQYFDQSATLAEVMEDLDDIDLEVIDEEEVDVNALEKATEDAPVVKLVNLILTDAIKRKASDIHIEPYEKSFRVRYRIDGVLYEVMKPPMKLKNAITSRIKIMSEMDIAERRLPQDGRIKIKLPGGKDMDYRVNCLPTLFGEKICLRLLDKSNLQLDMTKLGYEESALKWFKEQIHKPFGMVLVTGPTGSGKTVSLYSALAELNKVTENISTAEDPVEFNFAGINQVQMHEEIGLNFASALRAFLRQDPDIIMIGEIRDFETAEIGVKAALTGHLVLSTLHTNDAPSTINRLLNMGIEPFLVASAVNLITAQRLGRRVCSECKEIEDVPKQALIDAGAPPEEVDEYVCYRGKGCPACNNTGYKGRVGIYQVMPMFEEIRELILAGANTAEIKRESMRLGVKTMRQSALTKLKEGATTFEEVLRSTVADD from the coding sequence ATGACAAGTAACAGACTTGGCGAACTGCTGGTACGTAATAATCTGATCAATTCCCAACAGCTGACGAAGGCCCTGGAAGAGCAGAAGACCCAGGGCGGGCGACTGGGAGCAAGTCTGGTCAAGCTGGGTTTTATCAAGGAAGATGAGCTGGCCTCCTTTCTTTCCCGCCAGTACGGGGTGCCCTCCATCAATCTCAACGATTTCGAGATCGACGCGGCAGTGACCAAGCTGATTACGGCGGAGGTGGCGCAGAAATACCAGATCATCCCCATCAATCGCGCCGGCGCCACCCTTATCGTCGCCATGAGCGATCCTTCCAACATCTTCGCCATCGACGATATCAAGTTCATGACCGGCTACAATGTCGAGGTCGTGGTCGCTTCCGAGACGGCCATCAGAAACGCCATCGACCAGTATTTCGACCAGTCGGCGACCTTGGCCGAGGTCATGGAAGACCTCGATGACATCGACCTGGAAGTGATCGATGAAGAGGAAGTCGACGTCAATGCTCTTGAAAAGGCCACCGAGGATGCCCCTGTCGTCAAGCTGGTCAACCTGATTCTGACGGACGCCATCAAGCGCAAAGCCTCTGATATCCATATCGAGCCCTACGAAAAGTCTTTCCGCGTGCGTTATCGTATCGATGGGGTGCTTTATGAGGTGATGAAGCCGCCCATGAAACTGAAAAATGCCATCACCTCGCGCATCAAGATCATGTCCGAGATGGATATCGCTGAAAGGCGCCTGCCCCAGGACGGCCGTATCAAGATCAAGCTGCCCGGCGGCAAGGACATGGACTACCGCGTCAACTGTCTGCCGACGCTCTTCGGTGAGAAGATCTGTCTGCGTCTGCTCGACAAGTCGAACCTGCAGCTCGACATGACCAAGCTGGGCTATGAGGAAAGCGCGCTCAAGTGGTTCAAGGAACAGATCCACAAGCCCTTCGGCATGGTCCTGGTGACGGGGCCGACGGGATCCGGGAAAACCGTCTCCCTCTATTCGGCCTTGGCCGAGCTCAACAAGGTTACCGAGAATATTTCCACCGCCGAAGACCCGGTCGAGTTCAACTTCGCCGGCATCAATCAGGTGCAGATGCACGAGGAGATTGGTCTGAACTTCGCCTCAGCGCTGCGCGCCTTTCTGCGGCAGGACCCCGATATCATCATGATCGGCGAGATCCGTGACTTTGAGACCGCCGAGATCGGTGTCAAGGCCGCCCTGACGGGACACCTCGTCCTGTCCACCCTGCACACCAACGACGCTCCCAGCACCATCAACCGTCTGCTCAATATGGGCATCGAGCCCTTTCTGGTGGCCTCCGCCGTCAACCTGATTACCGCGCAGAGATTGGGACGCCGGGTCTGTTCGGAGTGTAAAGAAATCGAGGATGTACCGAAACAGGCCCTCATTGACGCCGGCGCCCCTCCCGAGGAGGTCGATGAGTACGTCTGCTACCGGGGCAAGGGCTGTCCGGCCTGCAACAACACCGGTTACAAGGGACGTGTCGGCATCTACCAGGTCATGCCCATGTTTGAGGAAATCCGTGAACTGATTCTGGCCGGTGCCAATACTGCCGAGATCAAACGCGAATCGATGCGACTCGGTGTCAAAACCATGCGCCAGTCGGCCCTGACCAAACTCAAAGAAGGCGCCACGACCTTTGAAGAGGTTTTGCGCAGTACCGTGGCTGACGATTGA
- the aroE gene encoding shikimate dehydrogenase, with product MKLSGSTRVLGIFGDPVAHSLSPRMHNAALAAAGIDAIYVPFHVTPDNLAGAIQALRALSLWGVNLTVPHKEAVLPLLDRVTEQARLIGAVNTVTHEDGYLVGHNTDAPGFLHALGVDLGFVPAKKKILVLGAGGASRAALVALAQAGAATIVIANRTPARARLLCESFSAFFPGTDFACSSLDAGELCQFFAGVDLLVNTSAMGLKGESCAHLPWHCLPEAACVYDMVYARGKTSLQIEAEKRGHSTADGRGMLIAQGEAAFALWTGQESPSGVMADSILTE from the coding sequence GTGAAGCTGTCGGGCAGCACGCGTGTTCTTGGAATTTTCGGGGATCCCGTGGCGCATTCCCTGTCGCCGCGCATGCACAATGCGGCGCTGGCTGCTGCCGGTATCGATGCGATCTATGTCCCCTTCCACGTAACCCCGGACAATCTGGCGGGCGCCATCCAGGCTTTGCGAGCCCTTTCGCTGTGGGGGGTGAATCTGACCGTTCCCCACAAGGAAGCGGTGTTGCCACTCCTTGACCGGGTGACAGAGCAGGCCCGTCTGATTGGGGCTGTCAATACGGTGACACATGAAGACGGTTATCTCGTCGGCCACAATACCGATGCGCCGGGATTTCTGCATGCCCTCGGTGTCGATCTCGGTTTCGTGCCGGCAAAGAAAAAGATTCTTGTCCTGGGTGCCGGCGGCGCCAGCCGCGCTGCCCTGGTGGCACTGGCCCAGGCTGGCGCCGCGACTATCGTGATCGCCAACAGGACTCCAGCGCGAGCGCGCCTGCTGTGTGAATCTTTTAGCGCCTTTTTTCCGGGTACGGATTTTGCTTGCAGTTCACTGGACGCAGGGGAATTGTGCCAGTTTTTTGCCGGTGTTGACCTGCTGGTGAACACCTCGGCCATGGGCCTCAAAGGTGAATCCTGTGCCCACCTCCCTTGGCACTGTTTGCCCGAAGCCGCCTGCGTCTACGATATGGTCTACGCTCGCGGCAAGACGTCTCTGCAAATAGAGGCGGAAAAACGAGGACATAGTACGGCTGACGGTCGGGGGATGCTGATTGCCCAGGGAGAGGCCGCCTTTGCCCTGTGGACGGGGCAAGAGTCGCCTTCTGGCGTGATGGCAGACAGTATATTGACGGAGTGA
- a CDS encoding bifunctional riboflavin kinase/FAD synthetase, whose protein sequence is MIILKDLKNITTPFENAVVTLGNFDGIHLGHREIFRRVVAKASAIKGTSVVYTFVPHPLKVLAPDRALRLINTYEEKERLIEASCIDVLICAPFTIQTARLSAVEFVEDILVRTIGVKHLVVGYDYAFGKNREGNVEFLQNMGSKWGFGVEVVGPVSKEGLVYSSTRIRQLIGAGEVAEVVRYLGRHFTLEGQVVHGLSRGRTIGIPTANLSTDKELLPRPGVYAVKVRWQDSLWDGVANIGTNPTFGGTKTTIEVHILGFSGEIYGDTVRIYFVEHLRDEVQFPAVELLVKAIHADICRARQLLAETPILEYRDYLDCGLQESTLSKGEAL, encoded by the coding sequence ATGATCATCCTCAAAGATCTGAAAAATATCACGACCCCCTTTGAAAACGCCGTAGTGACGCTGGGCAACTTCGACGGCATCCATCTGGGGCACCGCGAAATCTTTCGCCGTGTGGTGGCCAAGGCCAGCGCCATCAAGGGGACTTCAGTGGTTTACACTTTTGTGCCACATCCCCTCAAGGTTCTTGCCCCCGACCGTGCTCTTCGCCTCATCAATACCTATGAAGAAAAAGAGCGCCTTATCGAAGCCTCCTGTATTGACGTGCTGATTTGTGCCCCATTTACCATCCAGACGGCTCGTCTTTCCGCCGTGGAATTCGTTGAAGATATCCTGGTGCGCACGATCGGGGTCAAGCATCTGGTGGTGGGTTACGACTACGCTTTTGGGAAAAACCGCGAGGGAAATGTCGAGTTTTTGCAGAATATGGGCAGCAAATGGGGGTTTGGCGTGGAGGTGGTCGGGCCGGTCAGCAAAGAAGGCCTGGTCTACAGCTCCACCCGTATCCGCCAGCTCATCGGCGCCGGGGAGGTGGCGGAGGTGGTCCGTTATCTGGGGCGGCATTTTACCCTCGAAGGCCAGGTCGTACATGGTCTGTCCCGCGGCCGCACCATCGGCATTCCTACGGCCAATCTGAGCACGGACAAGGAGCTTCTCCCGCGGCCGGGGGTCTATGCCGTCAAGGTCCGCTGGCAGGACTCCCTGTGGGATGGCGTCGCCAATATTGGCACCAATCCGACCTTCGGCGGCACGAAGACGACCATCGAGGTGCATATCCTCGGTTTTTCCGGCGAGATTTACGGGGATACGGTGCGTATCTACTTTGTCGAGCACCTGCGTGACGAAGTGCAGTTTCCTGCCGTCGAGCTGTTGGTTAAAGCGATTCATGCCGATATCTGCCGGGCCCGCCAGCTTTTGGCTGAAACCCCCATTCTCGAATACCGGGATTATCTTGACTGTGGTCTGCAGGAGTCGACTTTGAGCAAGGGAGAGGCGTTGTGA
- the rnr gene encoding ribonuclease R, with protein sequence MPVKSNDIVKFIESRPGRPLSAREIAEGLRISPSQRKKFYRLLESMAADGQVARLKGDRYALPRQPTLVTGTVSVHRDGYGFVSPRDGQGPDVFVPARFLREIMHGDEVVVRVERGGRPGKPEGRIVSVEKRAHSTLIGLYEPGRKFGSVHPADPRLNQPVFVPEGQELGAQAGQVVLVAIDAYPNEFRNAEGHIVQVLGDPSDPAVEILSIIHKHGLPQEFPAEVLAEASLLPEDVQPGDLEQRKDLRDLPFVTIDGETAKDFDDAVCLRREEGGTCRLWVAIADVGHYVKEGSVLDQEAYLRGTSVYFPGQVIPMLPERLSNGICSLNPQVDRLTLVAEMVFDAKARRQDSCFYPAVIRSRARLTYTEVHEMVEKQLAETIERYGELHPMLTEMLALSEDLTAMRRQRGSLDFDLPEAEIILGVRGEPENIIKAERNKAHRLIEEFMLAANEAVAFFLGQRDIPLLYRVHEPPDIAKLQAFQQFIAFFNYGLNLEAQGVDPRALQELLAQVEGKPEERTINQVLLRSMKQAFYSPENLGHFGLAADHYCHFTSPIRRYPDLQVHRVLRQALQSGGLPESQKKGLADALPEMGEHTSRTERRAMEAEREIVELKKCQFMAERVGEQYAGYITGVQPFGLFVELKEFFVEGLVHLTTLSDDFYTYEEDRHRLVGQYRRRIFQVGNEVEVQVKNVSVERREIDFVLVDLAVNPADSQEPPKGRRPQRKSKKR encoded by the coding sequence ATGCCAGTCAAATCCAACGATATTGTCAAATTCATTGAAAGCAGGCCCGGGCGCCCCCTCTCTGCCCGGGAAATCGCCGAGGGTCTGCGCATTTCTCCTTCCCAAAGAAAAAAATTCTACCGCCTTCTTGAAAGCATGGCGGCCGACGGCCAGGTGGCGCGTCTCAAAGGGGATCGCTATGCTCTCCCCCGCCAGCCGACCCTGGTGACCGGTACGGTTTCCGTGCACCGCGACGGCTACGGTTTTGTCTCGCCACGGGACGGTCAGGGCCCTGATGTCTTTGTACCAGCCCGCTTTCTGCGCGAAATCATGCATGGTGATGAGGTCGTGGTTCGGGTCGAAAGAGGGGGCAGGCCAGGGAAACCAGAGGGACGCATTGTCAGTGTGGAGAAACGGGCCCACAGCACCCTTATCGGCCTTTATGAGCCGGGACGCAAGTTTGGCTCGGTTCATCCCGCCGATCCCCGGCTGAATCAGCCTGTTTTTGTGCCAGAAGGCCAGGAGCTTGGAGCGCAAGCCGGTCAGGTCGTCCTCGTGGCCATCGATGCCTATCCCAATGAATTTCGCAACGCCGAAGGTCACATCGTTCAGGTGCTTGGTGACCCGTCTGACCCAGCCGTCGAAATTCTCTCCATCATCCATAAACACGGGCTTCCCCAAGAGTTTCCAGCCGAGGTTCTGGCCGAGGCCAGTCTCCTGCCGGAGGATGTGCAGCCTGGTGATCTGGAACAGCGTAAAGACCTGCGCGACCTGCCTTTCGTGACCATCGATGGTGAAACGGCGAAGGACTTCGATGATGCCGTCTGTCTCCGGAGAGAGGAGGGCGGCACCTGTCGTCTGTGGGTGGCGATTGCCGACGTCGGCCACTACGTGAAGGAAGGATCGGTTCTCGACCAGGAAGCTTATCTGCGGGGAACCAGCGTCTACTTCCCCGGGCAGGTTATCCCCATGCTCCCCGAGAGACTGAGTAACGGTATCTGTTCTCTCAACCCCCAGGTGGATCGCCTGACGCTCGTGGCCGAGATGGTCTTTGACGCCAAGGCCCGCCGGCAGGACAGCTGTTTCTACCCGGCGGTCATCCGCAGCCGGGCGCGGCTGACCTATACCGAAGTCCATGAGATGGTGGAGAAACAGCTGGCGGAAACCATCGAGCGCTATGGGGAACTCCACCCCATGCTCACGGAAATGCTGGCGCTTTCGGAAGATCTGACCGCCATGCGTCGCCAGCGGGGCAGCCTCGATTTCGACCTGCCCGAGGCGGAAATCATCCTTGGGGTGCGGGGAGAGCCGGAAAACATCATTAAGGCCGAACGGAACAAGGCGCATCGTCTGATCGAGGAGTTCATGCTCGCTGCCAATGAAGCGGTGGCTTTTTTTCTTGGTCAGCGGGACATCCCTTTGCTCTATCGGGTACATGAACCTCCCGACATCGCCAAGCTGCAGGCGTTTCAACAATTTATCGCCTTCTTCAACTATGGGCTCAACCTGGAGGCGCAGGGGGTCGATCCCCGCGCTCTGCAGGAGCTGCTGGCGCAGGTCGAGGGCAAACCCGAGGAACGGACGATCAACCAGGTCCTCCTGCGCAGTATGAAACAGGCTTTCTACTCGCCAGAGAACCTCGGCCACTTCGGTCTGGCGGCGGACCATTACTGTCATTTTACGTCACCGATTCGGCGCTATCCCGATCTGCAGGTCCACCGGGTGCTGCGCCAGGCTTTGCAGTCCGGTGGCCTGCCGGAGTCGCAGAAAAAAGGTCTCGCGGACGCGCTCCCTGAAATGGGGGAGCACACCTCCCGGACAGAGCGGCGAGCCATGGAGGCGGAACGGGAAATTGTCGAACTGAAAAAATGCCAGTTCATGGCGGAGCGGGTAGGGGAGCAGTACGCTGGCTATATTACCGGGGTGCAGCCCTTTGGCCTCTTTGTCGAACTGAAAGAATTTTTTGTGGAAGGACTGGTTCATCTCACCACCCTCAGCGACGATTTCTATACCTATGAAGAGGACAGGCATCGCCTGGTCGGGCAGTATCGACGACGCATTTTTCAGGTAGGCAATGAAGTCGAGGTCCAGGTGAAAAATGTCAGCGTGGAAAGGCGGGAAATCGATTTCGTGCTGGTCGATCTGGCCGTCAACCCGGCTGATTCGCAGGAGCCACCGAAAGGTCGACGCCCTCAGAGAAAATCGAAAAAACGATGA
- a CDS encoding DUF1015 domain-containing protein, with the protein MAKIVPFRGLRYNLTQVKKPDAVMAPPYDVISPALQDDLYDRHPSNVVRLILGKKTAGDDEKNNCYTRAAADFEKWQQDQTLTRDGEPSIYLYDQQYEVEGLGTVVRKGIMALTRIEDFSTGVVKPHEKTLAGPKTDRLNLTKACGANFSPIFSLYADPCCVLESLSRSQKERTPDVEVADDDGVIHRLWQVTDSLVIGKAQELLDSKPLFIADGHHRYETAINYRNYMREKHPDFTGKEPFNYVLMYFANMEDQGMLIFPTHRLLYNLSGFGMPAFITALRPYFEVESMSLDPEDAEARKKVQRTLQQKGESGHVFGLYGGENTVYFLTLKDEAVMDRFFDEKAPKALRTLDVSILHRLVLEDILKISPEAQEQQTNLKYVKNMDEPFTRVLTGEVQLAFLLNPTRMSEVRDVANAGEKMPQKSTYFYPKLLTGLVINKIVPTEKVED; encoded by the coding sequence ATGGCCAAGATTGTTCCTTTTCGCGGGCTTCGTTACAACCTGACGCAGGTTAAAAAGCCCGATGCGGTAATGGCGCCCCCCTACGATGTTATTTCTCCTGCCCTGCAGGACGACCTGTATGACCGGCATCCGTCCAACGTGGTGCGGCTTATTCTCGGCAAGAAGACGGCGGGGGACGACGAGAAAAACAACTGTTACACCCGTGCCGCCGCCGATTTTGAAAAGTGGCAGCAGGATCAGACCCTGACGCGGGATGGTGAGCCCTCTATTTACCTCTATGACCAGCAATATGAAGTCGAGGGGCTAGGGACGGTCGTTCGGAAAGGGATCATGGCCCTGACCCGTATTGAGGATTTTTCCACCGGCGTGGTCAAACCCCACGAAAAGACCCTGGCGGGGCCCAAAACGGACCGGTTGAATCTGACCAAAGCCTGCGGCGCCAACTTCAGTCCGATCTTTTCCCTCTATGCCGACCCCTGTTGCGTACTCGAATCTCTCAGCCGTTCCCAGAAAGAACGTACCCCTGATGTGGAAGTGGCCGATGACGATGGTGTCATCCATCGTCTCTGGCAGGTCACCGATTCCCTGGTCATCGGCAAGGCCCAGGAGCTCCTGGACAGCAAGCCCCTGTTTATCGCCGACGGCCATCATCGCTATGAAACGGCTATCAATTACCGTAATTACATGCGGGAGAAGCATCCTGACTTTACAGGGAAAGAACCCTTCAACTACGTGCTGATGTATTTCGCCAACATGGAAGACCAGGGTATGCTGATCTTCCCAACACATCGGCTGCTGTACAACCTGTCCGGTTTTGGCATGCCAGCCTTCATCACGGCTCTGCGTCCCTACTTTGAGGTCGAGTCCATGAGTCTCGACCCTGAGGATGCCGAGGCGCGCAAGAAGGTGCAGCGCACCCTTCAGCAAAAAGGGGAGAGCGGCCATGTCTTTGGCCTCTACGGCGGCGAGAATACCGTCTATTTCCTGACACTGAAAGATGAGGCGGTCATGGACCGTTTCTTCGACGAAAAAGCTCCCAAGGCACTGCGCACGCTGGATGTCTCCATCCTTCATCGCCTCGTGCTGGAAGATATACTCAAGATCTCTCCGGAAGCCCAGGAACAGCAGACCAATCTGAAGTATGTCAAGAACATGGACGAACCTTTCACCCGCGTCCTGACGGGTGAGGTGCAGCTGGCTTTTCTGCTCAATCCCACCCGCATGAGCGAAGTGCGTGATGTGGCCAACGCCGGGGAAAAAATGCCGCAGAAATCAACCTATTTCTATCCGAAGCTGCTGACCGGCCTTGTCATCAATAAGATCGTACCCACGGAGAAAGTCGAAGACTGA
- a CDS encoding type II secretion system protein: MYYSSRGFTLLELIMSLAVTAGLLTVSLPIYGAWLDKQENRSAARAIAGALREARAAAVAHHREYRVKFVSQQPASGQNPSFIFQLGNLSRNSSEWEDLAAGYPLPEGLFLRYTQSCAEDDSPRYLSFNPDGSSNSLYLCLGRSKGAEDERTFAVGVSHSSTGRVTILRWDGACSCFR, translated from the coding sequence TTGTACTATTCATCACGAGGATTCACCCTGCTCGAACTGATTATGTCACTGGCTGTTACCGCGGGACTGCTCACTGTTTCGTTGCCCATCTATGGAGCCTGGCTCGATAAGCAGGAAAACCGCTCCGCCGCGCGTGCTATCGCCGGGGCATTGCGCGAGGCCAGGGCGGCCGCTGTCGCCCACCATCGGGAATACCGGGTCAAATTCGTGTCTCAGCAGCCGGCCTCAGGGCAGAATCCCTCTTTCATTTTTCAGCTAGGCAATCTGTCGAGAAACAGTTCGGAGTGGGAAGACCTGGCGGCTGGTTATCCTCTGCCAGAAGGGCTCTTCTTGCGCTATACCCAGAGTTGTGCCGAGGATGATTCGCCCCGCTACCTCTCCTTTAACCCGGATGGTTCAAGTAACAGTCTCTACCTATGTCTTGGCAGGAGCAAGGGCGCTGAGGATGAGCGGACTTTTGCCGTAGGGGTCAGTCACTCCAGCACCGGACGGGTCACGATCCTTCGGTGGGACGGGGCCTGCAGCTGCTTTCGGTAA
- a CDS encoding GspH/FimT family pseudopilin, with product MISTGRKPRNAGFTLTELIVVIAMISVLMTIATPYYLDWLRNAKYREGAQAVTALLREARSRAIAEHREYRVVFNAAPDSPQAPSTMQLQGGNLSYNSSSWPIMETPVTLSENLDIRYRSSCAFNDDDQSVLFLPSGGASASSVVSTSGSDLGGICIIDGDSSITTLNDRKKLLIEMVSPTTGAFKVRKWNASSTSFQ from the coding sequence ATGATATCAACTGGACGCAAGCCTCGTAACGCCGGTTTTACCTTGACAGAACTGATCGTGGTCATCGCCATGATATCGGTCCTTATGACTATCGCCACCCCCTATTATCTGGACTGGCTTCGCAACGCCAAGTACCGGGAAGGAGCTCAGGCTGTCACCGCGCTGCTTCGTGAGGCCCGCAGTCGGGCCATTGCCGAGCATCGGGAATATCGGGTGGTTTTCAATGCGGCTCCCGACAGTCCCCAGGCGCCCTCGACCATGCAGCTGCAGGGGGGCAATCTCTCCTATAACAGCTCGAGTTGGCCGATAATGGAGACGCCCGTCACTCTTTCGGAAAATCTCGATATTCGCTATCGTTCCAGCTGTGCCTTCAACGACGATGACCAGTCGGTACTCTTCCTCCCCAGCGGAGGAGCCAGTGCAAGTTCTGTCGTAAGCACTTCTGGCTCCGACCTCGGCGGTATTTGCATCATTGACGGCGATAGCTCCATAACCACCTTGAATGACCGCAAAAAACTTCTGATCGAAATGGTTTCTCCCACCACCGGAGCTTTCAAGGTTCGCAAATGGAATGCCTCATCGACATCCTTTCAATAG
- a CDS encoding Ig domain-containing protein — protein sequence MKYFKVISWNIGCLLFFLLMGGCDSGGTPAVAPETAPQAASQGADTARALATGSESGQMTVRLLPESPTVNDSIEALVQGAAGTLTFTWERNGELLEATGAVLPPHSAAKGDVVGLTVQNMSQEVSAEVTIGNAPPAIIAVPFVNADIFRGVDIELNPEGVDPDGDTITYAYRWYLNGEPLSFQDDPVLPGDQFQRGDIVRAEVVPFDGEDEGRVFEGTELSIPNGPPRIVSDPPGDFAGMRYVYQVEAYDPDDDPFRYELEEGPAGAVIDEETGVLTWDVTGAQEGTWRFRIVVEDEEGRRSSQEYDLNLEFSR from the coding sequence TTGAAATACTTCAAGGTTATTTCATGGAATATCGGCTGCCTTCTGTTTTTTCTCCTGATGGGAGGCTGTGATTCCGGAGGGACGCCCGCTGTCGCCCCCGAAACCGCTCCGCAGGCTGCCAGTCAGGGGGCCGATACCGCCAGGGCGCTCGCTACAGGGAGCGAGAGCGGCCAAATGACGGTGCGGCTGCTGCCTGAGTCGCCCACGGTGAACGACAGTATCGAAGCCCTGGTGCAAGGGGCTGCGGGCACACTGACGTTTACCTGGGAAAGAAACGGCGAGCTGCTGGAGGCCACGGGGGCGGTGCTGCCACCACACAGTGCCGCCAAAGGTGATGTGGTTGGTCTGACAGTGCAGAACATGTCTCAGGAGGTCTCTGCCGAAGTGACTATCGGCAACGCGCCGCCGGCTATTATTGCCGTTCCTTTCGTGAATGCTGATATCTTCAGGGGGGTCGATATTGAGCTCAATCCCGAGGGGGTTGATCCCGACGGCGATACCATTACTTACGCATACCGATGGTATCTCAATGGCGAGCCCCTTTCTTTTCAGGACGACCCCGTTCTGCCTGGGGATCAGTTCCAGAGGGGGGATATTGTTCGGGCCGAGGTCGTTCCCTTCGACGGTGAGGATGAGGGCCGTGTTTTTGAAGGCACCGAGTTGAGTATTCCCAATGGACCGCCGCGGATCGTCTCCGACCCCCCCGGCGATTTTGCCGGTATGCGCTATGTGTATCAGGTTGAAGCGTACGATCCCGATGACGATCCTTTCCGCTATGAGCTTGAAGAGGGGCCGGCAGGAGCTGTCATCGACGAAGAAACTGGTGTTTTGACCTGGGATGTAACCGGCGCGCAAGAGGGGACATGGCGTTTTCGCATTGTCGTTGAAGACGAAGAAGGCCGGCGCTCATCTCAGGAATATGACCTCAACCTGGAATTCTCCCGATGA